A stretch of DNA from Thermoplasmata archaeon:
GGTTCCCCGGCGACGTGGCGACGAAGGGCCGCGGCCACGGTCCATCCGCCGATCACGATGAACAGGACTCCGCCGCCGATCCTGATGTAGGTGAGCCAAGCTCCCAGGGTCGCCGCAAGGACGCCGCCGACTGCGGCACCGATCGCCGTCGCGGCCGTGAGACCTACGACCGCGCCCGCAAGGACCCCCTTCCAAGGGTGCCGGGTCGCCAGGGAAATCGTCACCAGTTGGGTCTTGTCCCCGAGCTCGAGCAGCGCAATCAGCCCAAACGCGGCCGCGAAGGGGAGCAGGCCTTCCATGGGCCTTCGGCGAACGGCTCCCTCGTAATCAGGGTTTGCGCGAGGCGCGGTGCCCCACTTCGGCGAAACGCCTTAACCCGCGGCTCCTTGACGCTTCGCACATGCCCGAGAAGGCCAACGGGCTCGCGAAGGAAACGTCGGCCTACCTGAGGAGCGCCGCGCACCAACCCGTGGACTGGCATCCCTGGGGCGAGGAGGCGTTCCGGAGGGCCAAGGAGCTCGACCGGCCCGTGCTGTTGGACATCGGCGCGTCGTGGTGCCACTGGTGCCACGTGATCGACCGCGAGTCCTACGAGGACCCCGAGCTCGCG
This window harbors:
- a CDS encoding TMEM165/GDT1 family protein translates to MEGLLPFAAAFGLIALLELGDKTQLVTISLATRHPWKGVLAGAVVGLTAATAIGAAVGGVLAATLGAWLTYIRIGGGVLFIVIGGWTVAAALRRHVAGEPEEAVKEKRRAFVTATSFNFLAEFGDKTQIAVIVLAATYDAPFSVFLGGSAGMALIAVTSVAIGKGLSRFMSERWLRLLSTGLFIVAGVLLIVEAFFEL